Genomic window (Kwoniella botswanensis chromosome 1, complete sequence):
TGGTACGGGTGCATGAGCAGGGGCAGGCGGGACGGTACGTGGAGCGCTCATTGTTTATGGGTAACCTAGATCTTGTGAATGAATAGTTGATGGGTAGGAAGTTGAATCATGgggttgatgatgggatgagcTGTTGTGATAAACGACATTATTCATCAGCGGCATAGAACATAGCTTGTTCAAAACGTTGTGAGTTCAGCGACTTGACTGTATACTGACTTACTGAGGTCGACAACCCAGATGATATTTAGAAGGTCGCTCCTGAAGCGTCTAGGAGACGTCTCAGCCTCGTGTTTTGGTGGATATGGTAGATGAGCCGTACCAGTCGGAGATGCCAAAGGCGGCAAGAACCAGATTATTCTATGGCACTTGATGCGCGACCAGTTGATCGATTTTTATCCTCGACTGTGCGTCTTAGAGGAAAGTAAATAAACAGGTGATATAGATGTGTGCTTTTGAGAAGGATGTACGTTGCAGAGTGTGACTGTATCGGCACTTGACAAAGTTTGCAGGGTAGGAGGAAAAGGCGTGTTTGGAGTGTGCAATTGATGGGTGAAGTGGACTAGAGTTGCTTCGCATCTTATATCGACTGTTTGGGTTGGCATGTATGTTGATGCTTGTATACAGAGCTGTGTGATCTCGACTAGTTGTCTGTTGCATGTTCGTATTTGTGAATCCTATTGAGCTTAAAACCGTGTGATGAGTAATGGCGATGAGGATGCTTTTTGTTGAGTGGATATGGATGTCGATGGGATGTTTGGTGAATGATTTTTATTGTCTATTGTTGCTGTTTTGATGAtttttttttcccttctcctttttGTTCCTGAAGGTCTGAGCAGTGCGTCCGAGCGTCCGTGCGCTGTGTGCGAATATCTTACACACAGCGCGAGAGGTGAATTTGGGTGACATCCAAGACCGTCACAGCTGCACTTGACTTGGGATATTGTACGATGTCATCGTCATGTCGTACACTTTTTGGCCATTCAAGACCACCGATATAGCAGTTCATATCCAATCATCCCACCCATACCCACGTACTCGCACACCCACCCCACAGACCCCTGATCCTTCCATTGATTCCAACCCTTGTCAAGCGTGCTCGGTCCTCTTGATCTCCCAAAGCAAGATTACCATGTTCGTTCCAACCTCCCGTCCATAATCCTTCCCCTTGTTCTTCCATTTCTGTAGACTTCATATGCACCAAAAGATGTTCTGATCCAGCTACGATCCTGTACACTCCCCATCCATCCGGTATCTCCACTTCCCCTCTTACAGCTTCCGCATTGGACCCTCGAAGTAATTGTGAATGAGTATTTGATCCCTGAGAGAGAAGTCGATTCGATTTGGTAAGGAAATATGATCCGTTCCACGTTGCCGCTATACATTTTACGTCTTTAAGGAGATGTATATCGGTGATTTGTCCTTTCAAATTACTTCCCCAGCCCAATACAGTCCCGTTGGAAAGTAATGCCAGAGTATGCGATGCTCCTAGAGAAACATCTACTATTCGCTCTCCTGGTGGTATCTGCAGATCAATCTTTGTAGGCGGTAAAGTAGTCGGTCGAGATATGgctttacctttacccttCCCCTTTGCCATATTGAAAGCCGAAGAATTGCTGCCATTTGTAATATTACTTGAAAGCGTTGCAGCGtccaattcacctttcctacTTGCACCCCATCCCATTACTCTCTGTTCACCATTTCTACCAGATATAACCACGATAACGTGTCTTTGACCACCTTTGATCATTTCCACTTTTTCTCCCCTTCTCAATCCTACTTCCACTATCGTAGGTTTTCTAGAAGCTTGAGATATGGGTATTTCAGCTGGAGCATCCAATGTAAGAGGCACGTTCGTGGTTGACCCGAGTTCAGCAAAGTCGTTTGATCCGCATGACAGTACTATCTGTTCTACATCGTCCTCCTTAATTTGAGAAGAGCCTGTATCTGCTTTTGacattgaagatgaaacgcTTTGATCTTGTGTAGAATCACTGATCCGCTGATACACTACAAAGCTTGTGGTCCATGCAGAAGCGATCTTCACAGGCTCCCAATCTCCTTCTACTCCAGCAGAGTTTAGTAAATTCAGCGGTTTCCACCTTGCTTCAGGGTTGATGTCGTCCCATAACGCACATCTAGGACCCAGCTGACCGAAAGTATTTGTGCCAGCTCCAAGAAGGATGTTCCTAGGTCTGACACCGCCTTCAGAGGCAGGCGTAGATATGAGTAATAGTGAATGGGCAGATGTCGATACTAGGTCGAGGATTATGGAGGCATCTGGAATAGGAGGCAGAGAAGGATGGTAAACTGTCGGTGTAAGGGTGAAGACATCATCCGGATGGTtgatagatagatgggaCGCTGCGTTGGAGCCGCAGGCTAAAAGTTGAGGGGGCATCGATAGCGTTTCAAAGTGCAAGCCTCTATGTAATCATCTGCGACAGACGAGCAGATTCTTTGTGATCCCTCGTCATCTTTCTCTGTTCTTGACCTGCATCAAACATCGAGGATGGAGGACTGCTGTTACATGGAGCCCCGTATTGACAGAGCAAGATGATAAGTGTTCTTTGTAATCCAGACTGAGAGGTATTAAAATATATTTCTAATGCTGATTAACTTTTTGCGTTCGCCAATCTTGGTGCCTGATCGTACAAGTTATTTTTGCAAAAACAAGAACACTCGGAAATTCAAACGTGCTCTGCACGCAATCTTGTGTTCTTTTGTGCTCTTCGCCACCTAACATCTGTCTCTCTCGTCACTGTGACTTCCAGCTTATCTAACGTCGCACTGTCGTCCCCTCTGCCATTAACATAAAGAACACGTATCAAGCAAGATGGTCGCCCAAGCTCCCTCGGGTAAAAAGCCTTTACCAGACATGATGACCTCGATCCGAATTGACAAGTCAGGTCAAGTTGAAATTGTCGATCAACTATTACTCCCGTGAGTATTTTTTTTTCGATCATTACCATCtcatatcagctatgatGGTCATGTTGGCGATGGTATAGCTGATATTCGCTCCTCCTGAATCGTAGTCACTCAGTCGTTTGGATCCCCATCTCAACCCCCGAAGAAGCATtcgaagctatcaaatcTATGAAAATCCGAGGTGCTCCCGCCATCGCTTCCCTAGCAGCCCTTTccctcaaatcatctctttcctccacctctctcACCGAAAACATCTCCTCCACGACAGATGTAGTGAAGTGGGTAAAGGAGAAATGCGATTATCTTCAATCATCTAGACCTACAGCAGTAAACCTAAGTGAAGCTATGAACCGTATTCGACAATATCTCAATACCACCATCACCGAGAAAGATACGAAAGAAAGTGTGATAGATAAAGTACGAGAGATCTGTCAGGACGTACATGAAGAGGATCTGGAAAGGAATATGCAAATGGGTAAATTAGGTGCTGATTGGTTATTCGCCAAAAGagggggaaagaaggataagtTGAAAGTGGTGACGGTTTGTAATACTGGTAGTTTGGCTACTTCCGTGAGTTCACTTGGATCATCGATCGTTGAGTGATAAAGAAATCACATATCATACTATTGGAGGAATCTCGGGGCGTCTTGTAAAACTGGAGAGTATGCTGATACAATCTTGTTCCTTCGATAGGGCTACGGTACTGCCATTGGAGTAATCACAGCTTTATACGAGCACGACCAATTAGATACTGCCTACTACGCCCAGACGACACCATACCATCAGGGATCAAGATTGACAAGTTTGGAGTTGACCACCTTACAGATTCCCTCTTGTATGATTTGTAAGTGTCACTTTATACCAACTTTCAAGTCCACTTTACACATTCTACAATTGGTGCCACTCTTCGATCTCGTCGATCTTTTTCGCTCTTTCCACACATCAACATGAAAATGCGAATCGGATAACTGGGCTGATCATTTCCTTTCTCATGCGTCTATAGGTGATACCATGCTCGGATCGTTATTCCAACATGAAGATATTGACGGGGTGATCGTCGGTGCTGATAGAGTAGTCAAGAATGGTGATACAGccaacaaggtgagtaaaatTATACGACATAACAATTTATGTTATGCGAGTCTTCGATTATTCTACAGAATCCCAAagactgatttgatttttTGTTGTTCACCCACTCACTTAGATAGGTACATACCAAGCTGCAGTCCTAGCCCAAAGACACAATATACCATTTATGGTCATTGCTCCAGTAACTACTATTGATCTATCTCTAAAAACAGGAAAAGAGTGAGTAGATCAGACCCGAAATAGGTCTACTTCACTAGCAGCTGTTCATGAATCTATGATATTCAGCTGATTAATTTCACTACTTACCACGCAGGATTCACATCGAACAAAGACCTTCGATCGAAGCTACCCAAGTAAGAGGCCTAAACACCGAAACGGGTAAATTGAGCGTTGTGAGAATCACAcctgaaggtgtaggtgaaggtgataaacCTTGGCAAAGGGTTTATAATCCTTCTTTTGATGTTACTCCTGCAGAGTTGATAAGTGAGTTCATCATTTGTCATACCAAACCACAAACCCTCTCTACGAATAACAGTAAATGGCGTTATATAGTGTATACTGATGTTCTACTATAGGTTGCGTGGTGACTGAGAAAGGAGTTGCGGAGAGGAAAGACGGTGAAAAGAGTATAGATGTGTCTTCGATCTGTTAGAAAGTAGAAAGTGGAAAGTAGAAAGGAGAGTGACTTAAAAAGTGAAAATTGACTTCTTGACGAAAAGTGAATTGAGTGTAAATACTCGTTCACTCCACCAACATGTCTAGATCAAACTCAGGCTGTGTCTGTTTGCTTTTCTAAAATATATACATCATTGATATGATGGATGCATATGTATATTCCCATAGTTTCGTCAATGGAATACATCCTTTGGTCTGTTTTGATGATTGAATGAGCCAAACAATCACCGTCATTCATTAAAAAGTATCGTCATACGAAGCATTATCAATGTATAAAGAAGTGTCAATGAGGTATACGTGACGATAGATATCGTATTAATATAACCCAACCTTGAGATCCCAAGCTCAGAACAGGATAGATCCCAAAGCTATGTAAATAGACGAAATCATCCATAGATTCGAAGCAAGACAAGACAAATCATTTCAATAACCTAACCTCAAATTGAACCTACATCGAATGAGACAGAATAATCAAAACCCATGATCCAGAATCCATCTACCCCTTAGCCCTCACAATCTTTTCCAATGAAGACTTGCCTAACAAAATCACCCCATGGTCCATCACTAGCCCTAAACAGGGGATAACAGCTCGACATACTCCTTAGGTGGTCTagcaggtaaaggtggtggaggcGCATTGGACGTTGATGAGCCGTCGATGGCCCTAGCTTTACCAGCTTTGATCGTCGGATCTCTAGCTaataaaggtgaagagggtggtGAGGTCGCAGGCGAGAGGGTATCATTGCTACCGAAGTACCCACGGTCATCGCCTTTTTGAACTTGAGAAGGAGCTGCGATGTTCgcatgattgatgatttgttcAGAAGCTAATCCTAGACTCGTCCTAGGTTGATTCGTCAAACTTCTTCTGAATGGATTTGTCGCTGCTgttgagagggaagaagcttcAGGGGGTGGTGAAGACGGCGAGTTATATCGCTGTACAGCAGAATTAGCCTGTTcgtacctcttcttcatcatgtCCTTCTCTTGTTCCGCTGAAGGATAACCtgttccacttccacttccactcgcACCGACACTTCCAGCATTATTGGACGAAGGCCCAGCAAAAGACGGTGGTGCGTCATCGAAAGAAGGGGGAGACTCAACAGGAGGAGCTAAGacaggtggaggtggaggcGAAGCGGTACTCTGTCGGGTTCGTGAGGGCGATTCATTCGTATCTGAAGCTCGATTAACCCTATCCATAGCTTCATaatacctcttcatctgttCTTTCTCATCTGAAGCGCTGACCCCTCCTGAGCTAGAAGAAGGGACCATCGATCCAGGTCCGGCTGCAGGCCGCAATGGACCAGGTTGAGGCGATCCTGAACTAGCCCTTGCGACCCTATCCTGGGCTTCATAGTACCTTCGCATCTGTTCCTTCTCATTCAGGGCGGTAGGAACCGTAGAGGTCGCTCGAGACTTCGTAGGGAATGCAGTGGGCGTATCGGATATTCGATTGTTACCTGAAGATCCTATACCTGGCGATTGAGAGGCTCTAGCAACTCTATCTTGGGCTTCGTAGTACCTCCGCATCTgctccttctcatcaataGCAGAAGATGCAGCCGCTGATGTCTCAGGCGTAGTGGGTGAAGTTGCATGACTACCTTGATGAGGGGATCTAGGAGGTGATTGCTGCATACCAGCCCCACTACTTTCCCCTCTGGATGCTGCGGCCACCCTATCTTGAGCTTCGTAGTACCTTCTCATCTGctccttctcatcgatcGGACCGGGTATAGCGGCATAAATCTTCGGTTTTGTGGGTGAAGGAGTCTGCGTAGTCTTTCGAGTATATCCCGATGGACCAACAGGTGGAGGGGACCCAGTCCTAGCGGCAACTTTTTCCTGCGCTTCGTAGTATCTTCTCATctgttccttctcatctATAGCCGAGCTAGAAGGCAAGGTGTCTTGCTTAGCTTTCTGTGAAGTACTCGTACTTGGGCTAGCACTATTTTCTCCTCTTGCAGCAGCCGCTACTCGATCTTGCGCCTCATAGTACCTTCTCAGCTGCTCTTTCTCATCTAAGGCACTAGTTGGAGGTTTACTACCAGATGGTGACGAAGGTATTGACACGTCCCTATCCTGATTGTGGAGATTGGTTACTTTAGAGGGTGTAGCTGGTGATTGTCCAGAGCCGGAAGCAGAGGCAACTCTACCTTGAGCTTCATAATATCTCCTCATCTGTTCTTTTTCATCTATTCGACTACCCTGTCCTGTTCTATGACCCTGTTCGTTCACACTAATCGAACCTACACTCCCACCACCAGACTTTCTAGATAAGACACTACTACTTCCAACATGAATCAATTTACTGGGTGAATTCGGATTCggttgattctgattctgtgCGACAGCTTCTTGAGCCTCGTAATACCTTTTCATCTGTTCCTTCTCGCTCAACCCATTTGCCGATATACCCAGGCCAACTGGGGTGCTACCATCAGCCTTTGAGCTAGTACGGTCAGGTGGGTAGATCGCATTATATGGCATAGGTCCATCCGATGTACTACCCTGAGAAGATTTTCGTGGAAATAGAGGTGGAGAAGTTTTCAGGGCCTGTATTATACTGGATTGTCTAtttggcgaagaagatgaattggctTTGACCACGTCAATCTTGGAAGGTCCCGCTTGCGGTGGAGGAGTGGTGGTCTCGGCGACTCTCGAAGTAGCTTCTTCgtatctctttctctgtatttccttttcttcagCAGCACTCAGAAGCACCGTCTGTTCAGCGATagatggtggaggaggtgatcCCATTCTGTTCGACCCTGAACTAGGCCTTGTAGCAGGTGAGGGCGAAGTCAATCTAGGGGAACTGGTAGTTTTCGGACTGGAATTCACAGATGATCCGTTCAAACTCGTATATTCTGATACCGGTCTGGAAGGTGCTGTATACTGTCTTTTCGGTTGAGCAGGCACAGGAGGTGCGTATTCTGGTGGTGGTATTTCAggtatttcttcttcgtcctttTTAGTCGTTTGAGAGGAGGTAGGCAGACCAGCGGCGTTCCGAGCAGCCTCGTACCGTTCTCTCTGCAAGGTCTTCTCCTGCTCTGAAGTGAGGTAGAAGGAGCTCGGAGGGACTGGTGGACGAGCCGAGGTGGGGCGAGAAGGTACCGCTGGCATAGGGGAGGATTGACGAGTTGATGGGGAAGGTGCGGTAGCTGTAGTAGGTGTGATGGCGTTCTGTAACGTGTACAGGTCAGCTCACCGATAGGACCAAATCAAATTGTGTCCATTACTTACGTTGCTAGAAGCTAGACTGTTCGCAGCTCGATCACTCTCCTGTTCCGGTTTCTTAGCATTCTTCAAACCTTTATCCCATCTACCAAATGTAGCCATAGTCGCTGTGGAATATCTGTTGCTGGAGGTGTCATGCCCCGCGTCACTCATCACGTCTCTCTCATGTCCACCTGCAGAATCGAGAGTGGGTGAAGTAGGTGTAGTACTCCTAGGTCGTGGTTGGGCAGTTGGGAACATTATCTCGGGCCTTCGTTGACCAGGTGAAGTAGGCATAGTAGCATATGATCTATTCTGAGTCGGTGTAGGTGTCATACCAAACTCGTTAGTGTGGGTGTTCGTCGTGGTGAATGTACTGGCACTATTACTAGATGCATGTCGTTGATATGGTTGTCGGTGGTCGAGGACTTGTATTggctgttgctgctgctgttgattGTACGATCCAGCAGTGGGACGCTGAGGTGGGAAATAACCAGGACCGGGCAAGAGAGAATTACCGCTGAATCGAGCATTAGGGGGTAAGTCAGGTTGAGGACCGGCGAAAGGGGTTGAATCAAtgggacgaggaggaggtgagGGTTGGGGAATGTCGGGGCATAGGAAATCCACTCGACCTATATCCCTATGACACTTCATTAGGATAAACATTCATTCAAAACTCCGTGAAAACCACTCACCCAGTAGCCTGTTCAGCAGTATTCCTATCAAAGACACCGACCGTATACATAATCCCATTGATTTCAATTTTATCCCTTATACCTTCCATTACAGCTTTGACTTCTAAGGCATATTCCACTCTTAACGTTCTAGCATTTTCAACCGTTACCAACACTCTATCCACCAACATTTCGATCTTCGCTGATTTCTCACCACCTAGTCCTATCCTTTCGTCCACTGCTGCCTTGACCGTTGATATAGGCCTTGATTTCGTTATAGGGTTTTGTAGggatttccttttctttccttttgtTCCCTGGGGATCAGGTGGGATAGGTATAGAAGTGATTAACTCATATATCGTACATTCGAATCCCTTCAATTTGAAGGGTTGCGATTTGGTTGATTTCAACGATGCTGAGAACTGTATTCTATCTCCTGAACTAAAAGCTGTATTGGGTCTTGAGACATTCAATATCAATTGATCATTCGATGCTTTGATAGTCTTCGAATCGGGTATATTATATAGTGGCCAAGATGAATGAAGATCATGTTTGATGATTATTAACGGTTCAGATATTTTCAATATAGGGTATGACTCTTTCTTGAACAGACCTGATTTTTGTTTATAGCATAAAGCAGCGACTAATTCGTATCTTATCCCAGTAGATCTTGGTAATTCGACGGAAGGTGGTATATTTTCAGGAAGAGGTAAGAAGAACTTGAAATCTGCCGTTTCGATCTGTTCAGTCTCTTTACTTTCGTCGCTTGGTTTCCACAATGTGTTGATTTCTCCTATATGTTCCCATACCGGTTCAGAGGATGATCCACCAGTATTAGGGAATCCAGGTGGGAGGGATTCGTATTTGCGTATTTCGACTCTGACCCATTTGGCTTTTACTGGGATGGATCCGACCCGCAGTTCCAGGGATCCATGCACACCTGCTGCTTTGCGGTTAGGGGAGGCAGGGATACCGGGATAACCTTGGATGAAAGGTAGGTGGGGTGGGGCTCGTAAGAGCAGACGAGCTGGATGTGACATTGTGGAGATGGTATTTCTATATCATCGATGCGAATTGGAggaatcgatgaagatgggagcGTATGACCGGATGTCCAGCTGAAGAGTTGTGATAAATGTGAAAGACGATCCCGTTGATACTACTATGGTTACAAGATACTCTACTTAGTGGATGTGTCTATGACAGAGTGTCAACAAGAGAGTTGAAGATTGCAAGAACAGATAACATAACATATTCACTTTGACCCCTTACCGAGAACATCACCTCAAATACGCATACCGTCATACCATCATAACATTCACAAACAATCGGAACAACGGACATATATCACATGTCCGCATATATCATCTCTAATAACCTTTAATGCACAGACCCCGGTTCATCAAAAGCCGATCGATATCAATGACAGCGACGAAGTATCCGCAATCGTACTGAAGACCGGTATAGAGCATCAAGTCATCACTAAACAAGACACAAGGCCACCGTCTCGAACGACATCATGTCAGACGCATTCAGGAAAGCAATGGCCAACAAGCTACCCCAGCTACCTCGAACAAAAGCACCATGGGCCGAGGAGGACGAGCAGGGACAAGAGGAGTTGcaggaggacgaggaggatgatgggttGGGCGATCTGCACGCAGCGTGGGTATCAGCCCTTCCATCTGGACTGAATCATCTGCACGTCCAGCTGCCTTTCGTCATGTGATTCCCATTTAAGCAGCTGACTTCTCTATAGTCTACCACCTCCCACGAAATACGGTTCAACAGATCTCACTCCTTTATCCGCTTCGTCTTTCTTCCAACAAGCATTAGAAGTcactccttcctcttcctccacgACGTTCAGAGTATATCTCACTCCACCTAATGCCAGCGATGGAAAGGGGAAGGGCACTTACCTTATATGTCATCATGGAGCAGGAGCATCCGCATTGAGTTTCGCAGCATTAGCTAAACATGTAAGGGAGAGCAGTAATGGGGAATTGGGTGTGCTCGCTTTCGATTGTAGAAATCATGGTGGGTATGAAGTATCCGTATCAGCTTACCAAGTAGATTAGTCTGAGCTGACCTGATCTTATGCCCAAATAGGCAGAACCAAAACTGCcggttcatcctcttcggaGCAAGATCTATCTTTACCTACATTACATAACGATTTGCTAGGACTGATACAGCATATATTCCCTGATGCGAAAGAATCGCCATCTCTGATAGTAAGCTGCCCATGGTTCGGATCGTCACATCAAGTGTATCAGCTTACAGGTTGGTCTCATACAGCTGTTAGGCCATTCGATGGGTGCAGCACCAATCTTATCTTCCGCACCTATACTACAGAAAAAGGGGTATACGATACCTGGTGTGATAGTGTTAGACGTCGTTGAAGGTTAGCTGATTCTTTGTTGGGCCAGCAGATAGGATGATGGCTGATCACATGCTATGTACCGAAATAGGTACAGCAATTGAGGCTTTACCATTGATGAAATCTATCTTATCCCAGCGTCCTACCCAATTCAGGTCGGTGGTAGATGCGATCCACTGGCAGTGAGTAGATACTCTTCATCGCATTATGGCTCTTTGGTCTGGGAGAAATGCCTAAGCAtgaaaagctgatcaagttgaattaGTCTAACATCGAACACACTAAGAGATACAGAAGCAGCACGAGTATCCGTACCATCATTCCTAATTCCGGATCCCAGTACCACCAATAAtgggggaggaggaggaggggagaAACAGATTTGGAGAACTGATCTTTTAGCTACTGAGCCCTACTGGGAGGGTAAGCGTGCCTGTATCTCTTACATCTTCTAcgtcaagctgatttctcATGGTTTTGATACGCCTAGAATGGTACATAGGTCTAAGTAAGAGATTCCTCGAAGCCAAGTGCGCGAGGTTATTGGTATTAGCTGGGCAAGAAAGGTTGGATAAGGAACTGATGGTCGGACAGATGTAAGTGCCTGTATCGTCGGCTGATCCTGCACATCTCATTGTCCATGACAGCTGCTAATGATGTAATGGCTTCATAGGCAAGGTAAATTCCAACTCGAAGTCATGCCTGATACCGGACATTATTTGCATGAGGTGAGATTTTCTGCGGTTTCTCAATGTGAAACAGATCTCAGTGGCTGATTACCTAATGTTCCACCGATTAGGATAATCCCTCATCATTAGCCTCAACGATCGTGCAGTTCTGGCGAAGGAATACAAGGGTATTGGTACTACCCCCTAAGATCGGTCAACCTGGAGTACCGGGTATGAAGCCAAATAACGTAGTCAAACGTGTGGGTGAGGATTAGGGGAGTCGCGAACACCACAGTTCTGACATCAtaatacatcatcatcatcatcaaatgtatgtatatctaGTATAGATTGAAGttacaacaacaatatcTGATCAATTGGAGTTTAATCATGGAGAAAGCCAATAATATCCTACTATGATATCTATCGCCCAAAAACTATTCTTCTGTATTTCGTATTCCTCATTCCTCATTCTTTATTCTTATCTTGCTGAGAATCACACCAAATTCCATAGTCACATTGACATACACCCTCAAAATCAACTTTCCTAAATGTTATACTATACCTATCTTCTCGTTTCACACTATCGTCGGTCGCTCTAGAGCGTATACCGTGCGTCCAGGCATATCGAACTTCGTTGGACATTATACATAAACTattgggttgaagaggaatttcATAATATGTTGATTGTGCTAAGGGTTTAGGTGTAAGcgtaggtggtggtgggtgatTACCATTAACCGAAATTTCTGATGGGAGCGTACCCGGAGTTGAGGTAGAGGTTGATCCGCCAACACATCGTCTAGGAGCGAACATCTTCATAGCAGTcgcttcatcacctttctgAAACCCCATATTGACCCTCGCTCCTAGCGAGAACGATAAAATCTCTTTCTCGAAGCACGAATGCGTATCTATATGAGGGGGTATGCCAGATCCAGGTGGATAATATTGCAACGTAGCTTGATTAATTTCTAATCCATTTATATAAGGTCTAATCATCTCTATCAGATTTTGGATGTAATCTGGAACAGGAGTGGGATTGGGTGAAGCGTGGTTTGTGGTGTAATCGTATTTGGGTCCATAGTGAATCGCTAATCGACGTAATTTGGCTTTGGGCTTGGGCTTAAGATGGTTTATAGTCAGGAGAAAGCTTGACTTGCTCTCTTCCATTGTACGAAATTCATCTTTAATGGTATTCAGTAAGACTTGATAATCTTCAGGCGAGAGAAAATCGTTAATTAGGATCAAGCCATTATTATACTCTAATATCTCTTGACCATGTCCTGTatcagatgaggaagtcGATCGATCCCGTTCTGCTTTAGGATCTGACGGAATATGCTTGAGTTCTCGAGTATGATCCCATGGATTGGATACCcaattgatatcttcgatattcCCATTGCCCATCTCCGCTTATGTCTTTAGCCCGGTCCGCCCTTGTCTAAAGCACTGGATCCAGCGGTGTTATATTCTTGGTGACCTGTGAGAAAACATGACTGTCGTGATTGTGAATCAATAAACCATCTCAGCTTGATCATCTGTTTGATCACTCTCCCTACAATATAACTGGCACTTCTTGGTCTCATTCTCGAAAACAAAGAAACAAAGACGTATCACGTGACCTGTAAACTGATCTTCTAGAGCGGCTTTGTCCGATGAATGACGTCGTACATACAAAATAAAGTCATTTGATCAAACGTCTCGTGCGATTCAGAACGGATCAAATGCTCTTTTAGTCCATGATCAGAGGCTGTGCTCATGGATGTCATGCCAGGGGATATATAGGAGGAATATTTGTGCGGACCTAAACTCTCTGTGCAGGcttgagagggagagggcGGTGTGCCGTGTGCAGTGTATGGAGCTAAGTGACTGACATCGCCTTT
Coding sequences:
- a CDS encoding methylthioribose-1-phosphate isomerase, with amino-acid sequence MVAQAPSGKKPLPDMMTSIRIDKSGQVEIVDQLLLPHSVVWIPISTPEEAFEAIKSMKIRGAPAIASLAALSLKSSLSSTSLTENISSTTDVVKWVKEKCDYLQSSRPTAVNLSEAMNRIRQYLNTTITEKDTKESVIDKVREICQDVHEEDLERNMQMGKLGADWLFAKRGGKKDKLKVVTVCNTGSLATSGYGTAIGVITALYEHDQLDTAYYAQTTPYHQGSRLTSLELTTLQIPSCMICDTMLGSLFQHEDIDGVIVGADRVVKNGDTANKIGTYQAAVLAQRHNIPFMVIAPVTTIDLSLKTGKEIHIEQRPSIEATQVRGLNTETGKLSVVRITPEGVGEGDKPWQRVYNPSFDVTPAELISCVVTEKGVAERKDGEKSIDVSSIC